The Pleuronectes platessa chromosome 10, fPlePla1.1, whole genome shotgun sequence genome contains a region encoding:
- the im:7147486 gene encoding zinc finger protein 836: MLGLQGNTSSSKVYRCVACSATFTGLASLLVHQASHANTLSKVSGAPQQPVISPQETLFPSMDSSSERTGPTPLLPESHSPSFYICDCGEEFLDFSLMLEHKRSHVSQIQLLDNHIGNQGFPNQQVSFSSTVTQPGLGLDCPSTSRSPPVELPKLQDHETDVSLGDDIATPKPSQGQCRPPQDNCEKQLDNMSATKEEIPETQDVHIQDNTNSVLDPEKGESLPKNNALMKLLASAYIGRFPSSQSLNNNDHTVTLKQEVVPVDITPGAKTELPSINDPSIAQLRRLLAKPGMKTKAPPISRILESSKKRVVSLTKTFSPVVVLETRQKLMDPGSNGIYGTYQCGRCRRVFQNLDRLTEHHLLHKKERIKCCRRCKQLIIGRPPLPDNHVCPQLGNKTIQSSSSKSKSKFPFDQKILPFHRLNNTKKVFYCPLCKHSYARRWNLKMHKCQGSAQSQQFNPPTQKMLVLRSNSTPKTNTEVKAGPEVVQSIAVGTEVTRRIKVELSSNSDHTAVTQLAWTPPAKRFSPFSPKPPVMEQHKETSLCGTSLQQEEEPIWDTVNSDDGNKGQWTVPLDDEMEMLNTAVKAVDDRKVSTSVSVKQGETTPASLRVFVREGFKRYPCNRCQKTYSRASTLRRHLRLCGFRPRGLGAVAQGVSHGAFPLNTNSTKPMFSCSVCGKNFNRKDNMMVHTRKCQLQRTVPDVERGTVQQPKQGLPGSPADCQTQDADGGNWGFMSLPSVLPRRVTCECGVGFTSPRLLLEHLQKHAQESYTCPTCGETVNSWADYEVHLQIHMHPHHQLLKGLQPQRSQPLLLRFQQQPPPKPPQKQPRPEMLPNPSKKQRIGCTRCGNTFATRCSLRRHVSWNRCKGARVPNLPTNPPKVQRCSHCNSDFPNTISLIFHQRSGACKPAIKPVRCPVCLRWFSTVDGLQKHLLTHKQSESYSCDICQGTYPNLKSLKNHRRRVHRIMAGDTKSPTQEKLTC; this comes from the coding sequence ATGCTTGGCTTACAGGGAAATACTTCGTCCTCCAAAGTGTATCGTTGTGTGGCGTGTTCAGCCACCTTCACTGGACTAGCCTCCTTGTTGGTGCATCAGGCATCCCATGCAAATACACTCTCCAAGGTCTCTGGCGCACCTCAGCAGCCTGTCATCAGCCCACAAGAAACACTGTTCCCGAGTATGGACTCGTCCAGTGAGCGGACTGGTCCAACACCACTCTTGCCTGAGAGCCATTCACCATCTTTTTATATTTGCGATTGTGGAGAGGAGTTTCTGGACTTCAGTTTAATGCTGGAACACAAGCGTTCACATGTCTCTCAAATTCAGCTTCTGGATAACCATATTGGCAATCAGGGTTTTCCAAACCAACAAGTGTCATTCAGTTCTACTGTAACCCAGCCAGGTTTAGGCCTTGATTGCCCCTCTACCTCGAGGTCCCCACCCGTCGAACTGCCCAAATTACAAGACCATGAAACAGATGTTAGCTTGGGGGATGACATTGCCACCCCAAAGCCTTCTCAAGGCCAGTGTAGACCCCCCCAAGATAACTGTGAGAAACAACTTGACAACATGTCTGCCACAAAGGAGGAAATACCAGAGACTCAAGATGTGCATATCCAAGACAACACAAACTCTGTTCTTGACCCTGAAAAGGGTGAGAGTTTGCCCAAAAATAACGCCCTTATGAAATTGCTGGCATCAGCGTACATTGGCCGCTTCCCATCTAGTCAGTCTCTGAATAACAATGATCACACAGTAACCCTCAAACAAGAAGTTGTCCCTGTTGATATAACACCAGGAGCAAAAACTGAATTGCCCTCAATCAATGATCCCTCTATTGCACAGTTGAGGCGACTGCTTGCAAAACCTGGTATGAAGACCAAAGCTCCACCCATTAGCCGAATTCTTGAGTCCAGTAAGAAGAGGGTTGTCTCTCTGACTAAGACTTTCTCACCGGTCGTGGTTCTAGAAACGCGGCAAAAGCTGATGGATCCTGGGAGTAATGGCATATATGGGACATATCAATGTGGCCGCTGTCGTAGGGTCTTTCAAAACTTGGACAGACTGACAGAGCATCATTTGTTGCACAAAAAAGAGAGGATTAAGTGTTGTCGTCGCTGCAAACAGCTGATCATTGGGCGACCACCTTTACCTGACAATCATGTATGCCCTCAGTTGGGAAACAAGACCATACAGTCCTCAAGTTCTAAAAGCAAAAGCAAGTTTCCATTTGATCAAAAAATACTGCCATTCCATAGGCTCAATAACACAAAAAAGGTTTTCTATTGTCctttgtgcaagcacagctatGCACGGAGGTGGAACCTCAAAATGCACAAGTGTCAGGGGTCAGCTCAGTCTCAGCAATTCAATCCCCCCACTCAGAAAATGCTAGTACTGAGATCAAACAGTACACCCAAAACAAATACAGAGGTTAAAGCTGGGCCTGAAGTAGTTCAGAGTATTGCTGTGGGCACAGAAGTTACCCGTCGTATCAAGGTAGAATTGTCTTCTAATTCAGACCACACTGCAGTCACTCAGTTGGCCTGGACTCCTCCAGCAAAACgcttttcaccattttccccCAAACCTCCAGTGATGGAGCAGCACAAAGAAACCTCTCTGTGTGGGACTTCACTCCAGCAAGAAGAAGAACCAATCTGGGATACAGTTAACAGTGATGACGGTAATAAAGGGCAGTGGACAGTGCCCTTGGATGATGAAATGGAGATGCTCAATACAGCAGTGAAAGCTGTTGATGACAGGAAGGTGAGCACATCTGTGTCAGTCAAACAGGGAGAGACAACACCTGCCAGCCTGCGCGTTTTTGTCCGAGAGGGTTTTAAACGTTACCCATGCAACAGATGCCAGAAGACCTACAGCCGGGCATCTACCTTGAGGCGCCATCTACGGCTATGTGGGTTCAGGCCACGTGGACTCGGGGCTGTAGCCCAGGGTGTCAGTCACGGTGCCTTTCCTCTAAATACAAACAGTACAAAACCGATGTTTTCTTGCTCTGTCTGTGGGAAGAACTTTAACCGCAAGGACAACATGATGGTTCACACTAGGAAATGCCAGTTACAACGAACAGTGCCTGATGTGGAAAGAGGAACTGTGCAGCAGCCGAAGCAGGGTTTGCCAGGCAGTCCCGCAGATTGTCAAACACAGGATGCTGATGGAGGCAACTGGGGCTTCATGTCACTGCCCTCTGTACTTCCAAGGAGGGTGACATGTGAGTGTGGGGTCGGATTTACATCTCCAAGGCTTCTCCTGGAGCATCTGCAGAAACATGCCCAGGAATCCTACACATGTCCAACTTGTGGAGAGACTGTTAATTCCTGGGCAGACTATGAAGTTCATTTGCAGATTCATATGCATCCTCATCACCAGCTGCTAAAGGGACTGCAACCGCAAAGATCACAGCCTCTGCTACTTCGATTTCAGCAGCAACCTCCTCCCAAGCCTCCACAGAAGCAGCCGCGCCCAGAGATGCTTCCAAACCCCTCCAAAAAGCAGCGGATCGGATGCACACGGTGCGGCAACACTTTTGCCACTCGCTGTTCCCTTCGAAGGCACGTGTCATGGAACCGATGCAAAGGTGCACGTGTGCCAAATCTACCCACAAATCCGCCAAAAGTCCAGCGCTGTTCCCACTGCAACTCTGACTTCCCGAACACTATCAGTCTTATATTTCACCAGAGGAGCGGGGCTTGCAAGCCTGCCATTAAGCCTGTCCGTTGCCCTGTCTGTCTCCGCTGGTTCAGCACAGTGGACGGTTTGCAGAAACACCTGCTCACTCACAAACAGTCTGAATCCTATAGCTGTGACATCTGTCAGGGTACATACCCAAACCTTAAATCACTCAAAAACCATCGTCGGAGGGTACATCGTATCATGGCTGGAGATACTAAGAGCCCAACACAAGAAAAGTTGACATGTTAA
- the LOC128449062 gene encoding uncharacterized protein LOC128449062, translating into MPSLIMEREQQSLQNILEDGLGRDLMDAGRFCFNCEQIFSDRRSLELHMCLASTHICSCGTEYTKYADMLDHSTTHEPGHQVLDHETIRKRRIEKRIAEEEQLIRLQTGDVIWEAPKLNIVPSKSLAVMPMLQVPIKSAYKPQVPMQSAQISQVPQLYPSASKASLPQKSVSSVKGVKNVFAGVGAPTVDLWTLYQPVVLLKTSRRFNKIMPYGCGKCGQCFSSKMSLITHHGSHVTDKVSGCIGCGLLLSSKKLVPRFHVCNSPSNVTKLRLITARPVGFKMPKEASMDSQKLITQGPQACSSIQVKRQYSIVTNKGVRRPFVPSNLQLKRQDIRKYHKSDQGRHVTPSLQSRIWSPSTSKLYNTVSLPSESQSPSLSASNKSSHWIPHSMQTKMPTNIASAASSKPTQMSPTTNGFKCRVCHLPFESAQLLQRHKCIRAREFMAQQGPAGRQQYKIKILTPGTSPVPIQMNGERRFQVPAAGNMKKSQVVAVDLGREQDEVLVNKKTGVDMDDDCYIVESGPEKPAEMIYQVTSSVPIKT; encoded by the coding sequence ATGCCCAGCCTGATCATGGAGAGAGAGCAACAATCACTGCAAAATATCCTGGAGGATGGATTAGGCCGGGATTTGATGGATGCCGGACGGTTTTGCTTCAACTGTGAGCAAATATTTTCCGATCGGAGATCCCTGGAGCTACATATGTGTCTTGCTTCAACACACATCTGCTCCTGTGGAACTGAGTATACAAAGTACGCAGACATGTTAGACCACAGCACGACACATGAACCAGGGCACCAAGTCCTTGACCACGAAACGATAAGAAAGCGCAGAATTGAGAAGCGCatagcagaggaggagcagctgatcAGATTACAGACCGGTGACGTCATCTGGGAGGCACCGAAATTGAACATTGTGCCATCAAAATCACTGGCAGTGATGCCCATGCTGCAGGTACCCATTAAATCAGCTTATAAGCCACAAGTTCCCATGCAGTCCGCACAGATTTCACAAGTGCCTCAGTTGTACCCCTCTGCGTCAAAAGCGTCCCTTCCCCAAAAGTCTGTCAGCTCTGTAAAGGGCGTGAAGAATGTTTTTGCAGGTGTAGGTGCACCAACGGTGGATCTTTGGACACTTTACCAGCCAGTTGTTTTGCTTAAAACATCACGTCGGTTTAACAAGATAATGCCATACGGTTGTGGTAAATGTGGGCAGTGTTTTTCCTCAAAAATGTCTCTAATCACCCACCATGGCTCTCACGTCACAGATAAAGTTTCAGGCTGTATAGGATGTGGGCTGCTGCTCTCTAGCAAGAAACTCGTGCCTCGCTTCCATGTCTGTAACTCGCCCAGCAATGTTACCAAATTGAGACTCATTACTGCGAGACCGGTTGGTTTCAAGATGCCAAAGGAAGCCAGTATGGACAGTCAGAAACTGATTACCCAGGGGCCGCAGGCTTGTTCCTCTATACAGGTGAAAAGGCAGTATTCCATTGTAACCAATAAAGGCGTCCGGAGACCTTTTGTCCCTTCCAACCTGCAATTAAAACGCCAGGATATCAGAAAATACCATAAAAGCGATCAGGGGCGTCATGTCACTCCATCGCTGCAATCAAGGATTTGGAGTCCTAGCACATCCAAACTTTACAACACTGTCTCCCTTCCATCTGAGAGTCAGAGTCCAAGTCTGAGTGCATCCAATAAAAGCAGTCACTGGATTCCTCACTCCATGCAGACAAAGATGCCCACAAACATTGCATCAGCTGCATCGAGCAAACCTACGCAGATGTCCCCTACAACAAATGGGTTCAAATGTCGAGTCTGCCATCTTCCTTTTGAATCTGCTCAGCTCCTTCAGAGGCACAAGTGCATAAGAGCACGAGAGTTTATGGCACAGCAGGGCCCGGCTGGCAGACAgcaatataaaataaagattttgaCACCAGGGACAAGCCCGGTTCCAATTCAGATGAATGGTGAAAGAAGATTCCAGGTCCCCGCTGCTGGTAACATGAAGAAAAGCCAAGTTGTGGCTGTCGATCTGGGCAGAGAGCAAGATGAAGTTCTTGTGAACAAGAAAACGGGAGTGGATATGGACGATGATTGTTACATTGTTGAAAGTGGACCAGAAAAACCTGCTGAGATGATTTACCAAGTAACCTCATCTGTTCCTATTAAAACTTGA
- the si:dkeyp-84f3.9 gene encoding zinc finger protein 729: protein MGSKMSFSRGSSDRNTVSDLTSVTARPCSSIHAPSDCKQIPEDKRCRDEDLDSSWREEMKATEPSQTAPESHSSWTLESDGHVHSETGSRANSQQAADMPSQVGMEAMAAAIVCSSTTDTHKQTVEVCKKHRRARKIKTRLTAADKNNPHTAGVDAVQHEEISTTIPLPASLENHTSGDVPHTVDNPLINYSAPHTVCDGKVEDDVPVLRKRRGRPKRAQITAFKNIFTEEAEDNTPGGPARRLRSRGEGEPCTQDELTGSDASNLQAVKRRRSKLADQQVPAKLSRLEGSQEVSAVMGNNTVPVWLCGGRAETNKQVELNTDKQQTEADTREHQFSPQSRTGEQQTEQKAVAVPQRRLRSQAAAEPEVIPSKDLHSLNNIVGITDSGKAYSLSSPDSPKDTNLQSTELSSPDVVLSTEQSPKLVGSRPAVKTENIEAELDHLNLVSEPNSPKSSQHSAPTTLKSKGPNSQQNMLRRKRGGKRRRRVSNVLIKSEQVVEGHEGSTDTQLTEDCADVDKEAKLEDDANVIYIKRGGKTLMKCGYCGRVFKFQSQFVIHQRIHTGERPFKCSECGKGFTKNSNLNLHLKTHRKSNIYQKCPFCKIKFSCSEYTSHMEMHAQELAQESENEKSEIKSRGVDHENGQAPQTPVSPGKKQRKVCQYCGKTFPFQSALVRHVRVHTGEKPYKCDICAKAFGQAYFLRVHELTHWSVKRYNCTLCEKSFTHYSNAKNHTCRPTGGNDDSEPNRRARSSLTYTCHICKNIFDHLQEFNSHMKAHTGAKLYRCLFCDKLFGVMSEFNTHRNQCRERNASRSGVKEEDRMSLIQYTVPALRCSSAHYSVSPITAAICGTRTKRPQTIHKKRVADRKKPFQSVVPAHQLSHLVSKLNELDNRSDPRKYLCPSCGRQFRHMGRLRAHMLTHAPGQRYTCTCCGKTLQNWRKLWRHQRIHRQRHGRFTCPQCGRGFRFAEPYKKHMSEHQEFQWVQFRPKKVFLPYQCEQCRCSFKTLDLLFSHQLCHSASQDTHKDAAFDVYDLSDEHSPQANKKTFAPSTNDYIATVHELEDSFSPLGTSFKYPDPLPPESHLVPVISLVENPGVDSGEASPCPSTMHSIQDRETSHDRQDGNPLGKHITPFRTVKRCTAQNASKSNDGSSDGIQCAVCGKAYPAISDLYQHYLQHARGQV from the exons ATGGGGAGTAAAATGTCCTTCAGCAGAGGAAGCAGTGACCGAAATACCGTCTCTGACCTAACGTCTGTGACAGCTCGTCCGTGCAGTTCCATTCATGCTCCTTCGGACTGCAAGCAG ATACCTGAGGATAAGAGATGCAGGGATGAAGACCTGGACTCCAGTTGGAGAGAGGAAATGAAGGCGACAGAGCCGAGTCAAACTGCCCCTGAGTCCCACTCATCGTGGACTCTGGAGTCTGACGGCCACGTTCACTCTGAAACAGGCAGCAGAGCTAATAGTCAGCAGGCTGCGGACATGCCCTCACAGGTAGGGATGGAAGCAATGGCTGCTGCGATCGTGTGCAGCTCAACAACAGACACTCACAAACAGACTGTGGAGGTCTGCAAAAAACACAGGCGCGCCCGTAAAATTAAAACGCGGTTGACTGCGGCGGACAAAAACAATCCACATACTGCTGGTGTTGATGCAGTTCAGCACGAGGAGATCAGCACGACAATACCATTGCCAGCAAGTTTGGAAAACCACACCAGTGGTGATGTGCCTCACACTGTAGACAATCCCTTAATCAATTATTCTGCTCCTCATACTGTCTGTGATGGTAAAGTAGAAGACGATGTGCCTGTgttgagaaagagaagaggacggCCAAAAAGAGCCCAAATTACagcttttaaaaacatctttactGAGGAAGCTGAGGACAATACCCCTGGCGGTCCTGCAAGGAGGCTGAGGAgtagaggagagggggagcCTTGCACGCAAGATGAACTTACTGGATCTGATGCATCAAATTTACAAGCTGTTAAAAGAAGAAGGAGTAAACTGGCTGATCAGCAGGTTCCAGCTAAACTGTCCAGACTGGAGGGTTCCCAGGAGGTCTCGGCAGTAATGGGCAACAACACTGTGcctgtgtggctgtgtggggGGAGAGCGGAGACAAATAAGCAGGTGGAACTTAACACTGACAAACAACAGACTGAAGCAGACACACGGGAACATCAGTTCTCCCCGCAGTCAAGAACAGGAGAGCAACAGACAGAGCAAAAAGCTGTAGCAGTACCGCAAAGGAGACTGCGTTCCCAGGCTGCAGCTGAGCCTGAAGTTATTCCCTCAAAGGATTTACACAGTCTGAATAATATAGTGGGCATCACTGACAGTGGCAAGGCTTACTCACTGAGCAGTCCTGACTCTCCAAAGGACACAAACCTGCAGAGTACAGAGCTGTCCAGCCCTGATGTTGTATTGTCTACAGAGCAATCACCAAAACTTGTCGGCAGCCGCCCTGCTGTTAAAACTGAGAACATAGAGGCGGAGCTGGATCATTTAAATCTTGTGTCAGAGCCAAACAGCCCTAAATCTTCACAACACAGTGCCCCCACCACACTTAAATCCAAGGGTCCGAACAGTCAGCAAAACATGTTAAGGCGCAAGAGAGgcggaaagaggaggaggagagtaagTAACGTGTTGATAAAGAGCGAGCAAGTCGTTGAGGGCCATGAAGGCAGCACCGACACCCAACTCACAGAAGACTGTGCAGACGTGGATAAGGAGGCCAAGTTAGAGGATGACGCAAATGTCATCTACATTAAAAGAGGAGGCAAAACTCTGATGAAGTGCGGCTACTGTGGTCGTGTATTTAAATTTCAGTCCCAGTTCGTCATCCATCAACGGATTCACACGGGAGAGAGACCGTTCAAGTGTTCCGAGTGTGGCAAAGGTTTTACCAAAAATTCCAACTTAAATCTGCATCTCAAGACCCACAGAAAGAGCAACATTTACCAAAAATGCCCATTTTGCAAGATCAAATTCTCCTGCTCAGAGTACACGTCTCATATGGAGATGCACGCACAAGAGCTGGCCCAGGAATCCGAGaatgaaaaatctgaaataaagagCAGAGGGGTTGACCATGAAAATGGCCAGGCACCTCAGACACCAGTTTCCCCGGGGAAGAAACAAAGGAAAGTGTGTCAGTACTGTGGTAAAACGTTCCCCTTCCAGTCCGCGCTTGTAAGACATGTGCGTGTCCACACGGGGGAGAAGCCTTATAAGTGTGATATATGTGCCAAAGCTTTCGGTCAGGCTTATTTCCTCCGCGTTCACGAGCTCACGCACTGGTCTGTGAAGCGTTACAACTGCACACTCTGTGAAAAATCATTCACTCATTACAGCAATGCAAAAAATCACACGTGTCGACCCACGGGAGGAAACGACGACTCAGAACCCAACAGACGTGCAAGGTCTTCACTGACGTACACGTGCCACATCTGCAAGAATATTTTTGACCATTTGCAGGAGTTCAACAGTCACATGAAAGCCCACACTGGTGCCAAGCTTTACCGCTGCTTGTTTTGTGACAAGCTGTTTGGTGTAATGTCTGAATTTAACACCCATCGCAAccagtgcagagagagaaacgCCTCCAGGTCTGGTGTAAAGGAGGAAGACAGAATGTCCCTGATACAGTACACAGTGCCTGCTCTGAGGTGTTCGTCAGCACACTACTCGGTTTCTCCCATCACTGCTGCAATATGCGGAACACGGACAAAACGACCACAGACGATCCACAAGAAACGCGTCGCTGACCGAAAGAAACCGTTCCAGTCAGTCGTACCGGCCCACCAGCTCTCGCACCTCGTGTCCAAGTTAAACGAACTGGACAACCGATCCGACCCCAGGAAATATCTGTGTCCGAGCTGCGGGCGACAGTTCAGACACATGGGCAGACTCCGAGCCCACATGCTCACGCACGCCCCGGGTCAGAGGTACACCTGTACCTGCTGCGGTAAGACGCTACAAAACTGGAGAAAACTGTGGCGTCACCAGCGAatccacagacagagacacggCCGCTTCACTTGTCCTCAGTGCGGGCGAGGCTTTCGGTTTGCAGAGCCTTACAAGAAACACATGAGCGAGCACCAGGAGTTCCAGTGGGTTCAGTTCAGGCCTAAGAAAGTGTTTCTGCCTTATCAATGTGAGCAATGCAGGTGCAGCTTTAAGACTCTGGACTTGCTGTTCAGTCACCAGCTTTGCCATTCAGCATCGCAAGACACGCACAAGGACGCTGCTTTTGATGTATACGATTTATCAGATGAACATAGTCCACAAGCAAACAAGAAAACGTTTGCCCCTTCTACTAACGACTATATTGCAACGGTACATGAACTTGAGGACAGCTTTTCTCCTCTGGGAACCTCTTTCAAGTATCCAgatccacttcctccagaaTCACATCTAGTGCCCGTGATTTCTCTTGTCGAAAATCCGGGTGTAGATTCGGGTGAAGCGTCCCCGTGTCCCAGCACCATGCACTCAATCCAAGACAGAGAAACCAGCCATGACAGACAAGATGGAAATCCACTTGGAAAACACATTACACCGTTTAGAACTGTGAAAAGATGCACGGCCCAAAATGCCAGCAAATCAAATGATGGGTCTTCAGATGGTATTCAGTGCGCTGTGTGTGGTAAGGCCTATCCTGCCATTTCAGACCTTTATCAGCACTATTTACAGCATGCTAGAGGCCAGGTGTAA